AGATGGCACGAAAGAgagacattttcaaatcatAATCATGGTGGCTTTAAATGAACGTTCATTTAATCAAACTTTCTCTCGCCTTAGAGCTGCAAATGAAGTCTAGTCATATTTTGTATATGCCACGTAGACCAGTAATGAAAAACGATTCTCCAAAATGTATAAAACTAGACTAGTTTTGGAATACATTTACAACCATTTCCAGGTTCACtgagataaaaacacatcttctataaatgttaattaaaaaaaaaacttgcaggTGTCTGCGGAGACCTTTGGaggattttatatatatatatatggtcgTATGTAGCTGTAACCTTTCACTTCATTAACTCAAACTCTGCAAGCAAATGAAGTTGAACTATTTCCTGGTTAGGGCAGCACTGCAGAGACTTgacaccgaaaaaaaaaaaatccaatgtaGTTTCACCATCTGTTCCTACACTATGTGGACAGGGCAGAAGTGAAAAACTTAATTAGAAAATCTGCAAAGCCACTATTGGCAATTTGTCATTGCTGATTATTTATAGGATGGCTGGACAGCTGCACGTGTGACCACTGCTATAACAAATAGACTGGTTTCTCCTATCCTCGTAGACAGACAGTAGAGAAATGTCTTTCAATTATACACTATAGATCACATCCTTGCTTTTAATTTTGGTCCTGGAACTAGTCTGAggtaaatgattttttttgcaagttagtaattttaaatttcatcctTACTGTGGGGTCTAATTGAACTTGTTAATTGAAAATTTGGGAGAGCTCAGATGTATGGTGGGCTGTGACAGTGGTAAATGAGTCTATCCAAAGAATACGTGAAAGTAGAAACTGCTATATGACTAATAACATGGTGGTCATACATCACGGTCTTCACATGAAAAAGCTGATTCTGTGAGTTCATTCTGTAAATTCTGCGTTTGTTTACACTGTAGGTCCCAACACCCGCTACCGTAAAACAAATTATCGTGACTACAGGATGACAGAGAATCACATAAGTCGTCTCCCATCAGCAGGACGATTAGCAGACTTGTCGTCTTACCTCAGGCATAGTAACAGACCtccaaaaaataattgtttgatcAGGAGCCGTAGCTCAGTAGAGTTTACCACGTCGAGAAGATTTAGACTGAGTGCAAATCACAGAAAGATATACTTATTTTACCCTCCACTGCCTTTCTTGCAGAAACTATAAATGCCCGAAACGAGATTAAGAAACTCTAAATTAAATGGCAACGTTGTTAGAACCACCAACTTCGTGCACTACTGAAGAGAGTCTTGCAGcctaaaacagtttttttttttccccttggtcGTCAACCAAACTGAAAAGAGAACACAATTTGAAGATTTGATTCTTCTGAGTATTAATGAAACTCTACTTACTATTTCAAACCGGGCATGTAATTCAAAAGTGGGAATCATGTTATCTTTATGAAGCTGAGTTATATGAAGTATGCTTGAAGAATCACACTTTATAACGTTAAATGTTGGagtgtaactaagtacatttagtcAATTACTATACTTAATCCCATTTAGAGGTACTTacactttacttgagtaattacattttaagataCTTTGAAGAGGcaaatattctgctttttacACCGCTTCATTTGTTTGACAGCTATTGTTACATGTTACTCTGCGGATTAAGAGTTTACATATACAATAGATGATCGGTTTATGAAACATGATGCATTTGCTATAGATTTATCTGCCCAATAGTTTGTAAActagttaaaatgagctctaCCTCCatcagctacaacatttaaatgctgCTAAGACATTAttgcaacaataataataagtaattaatatgatactgtatatagtaaTACAACACTCACAGGGaacattttttctgcaaaattagtacttttacttttgatactttgagcACATTTTGCTAATAAAGCTTGTTCTTTTACTTGACTAAGATTgtgaatgcagaacttttagAGAATACTTTCTCAACCGCTGGTTATTATTCATGACCTTATGACCCCTGCTGACCTCTCCCCTTGTGTACAACATCCCGCCCCTGCAGAAATGAGAGCGACGTGGGTGATTATGGCCCGTCCCGCGTGCTCAAAACCTTCGCAACAcgcacaccaacacacacacacacacacacacacacacacacacacgcacgcacacacacacacacacacacacacagacacagccacATCTGCATGTTTTTCGGTCATGGGACGCTGAAAACCCAGTATGCCTTCTCCGCCAAGGCTGGAGGCTTTACACACAGAATCGCCGTACGCCGGAGAACGTGGCGCTGCTGTGTGCTCCGGACTGACAGTCTGGATGGAGTAGTCCACTGAACCGCGTCCATGTAAAGCGCCATATAAGGCTTTGAACGCTGCGCCCATGAAGCTCTGGGTCCCCCTCTCCTACGGCGGTGACGTCTGCGCTGCGGACTGAATGTTTGCTGCTGAGAAAGTGTAATAAATCAAGCGACGATGGTGATGTGATTCAATCTAGTCAGAGATACTGacttgcaaaaaaacaaaaacaaaaaaaacagcaaccacacaacaataataataataataaacgcCGTGAAATGTTTAATATTGACGTACTTAATGTACGCATGGATCATTTTGCACAAAACAGCTCATCACCAGAACTGCTGTGATCAACGTGACGCTCATGACATCAGCTTTACCGACAGCCACGCAATCGCGCGTCGCGCTTctatttttacacttaaaaagctattttttgAACGCGGGGGAAGCAGCGCGCCTTGGTCTCGGGCAGAGGAGATAGCATGAGTGGCCACAGAGCCCAAACGCTTGAACTACTTTCGGGTCCCTTTTCAAAGCCGCCCGTCATTGTCAACGCGCAATTGCGCAGCCAGGAAGCCCCGAGCCGGGAGACCGGCGGCATGACCAGGGTGCTCGGAAACGACCGCAGCGCCTCACGAGAGCAAAGTCCCCCGCTGTGACCCCCTTCCCATGAAACGGACTTCCAGGTTTCCCGGTAGTATCCTGGTGGAGATTTCTCTCTATGAGTCCCCCGCGACCTCGTCCCGGACGCGCTTGGAGGGGCCGCTTCGTTTACTGAAGACATCTGGAGCCCGGGGAGGTAGAGCATGAGAACGTGCTGGACCCACATCTGCTGCGGCGGCTACCCGCGATGACAGTTTGCATCAGGACTGTGGATGCGCTCGTCAAAAGTCTGGATATTTGAGAGGAGGCACCATGGACGCGGCGGATATAGTTACTTCCGTGTTGGTTTTGGGGATCATTTTCGTGTCGCTGCTGTCCAACGTCGTGGTGCTGATCTGCTTTCTTTACAACCCGGAGATCCGCAGGCAGGTGCCCGCTCTTTTCATTCTCAACCTGACGTTTTGCAACCTGTTGCTCAGCGTGTCCAGCATGCCACTAACTCTCGTCGGGCTCGTCACCACGGGCCACCCCGGAGGCAGCGGCTTCTGCCAAGTCGTGGGTTTCCTCGACACTTTCCTCACCACGAACTCCATGCTCAGCATGGCAGCCCTCAGCATCGACAGGTGGTTAGCGGTGGTGTTCCCGCTCAGCTACCACTCGAGAGTACGGCACCGGGATGCGGTGATCGCGCTCGGATACACGTGGATACACTCACTCTGCTTCTCCGCAGTTGCCACCTGCCGCTCCTGGGTCGGGTACCACCAACTTTACGCGTCGTGCACGCTCTGCAATGCCAGGGCCAGGGAAGCCGGGGCGCAGTTCGTGGTTTTCACCGTGGCTTTGCACTCGCTCACTTTCCTCCTAACGCTGATCGTGCTGTGTGTAACGTACCTGAAAGTGCTGAAGGTTGCGAGGTTTCACTGCAAACGCATCGACGTGATCACTATGCAGACGTTGGTGCTGCTTGTGGACATTCACCCCAGGTAAACAATCGCTGGAAGGGCATGCAGTCTAATCCATTTGTCCTTTTAAAGCGCGTTGGCATCTTTCCCTTTCATTTTGCGGTGATTACGCCAGAAACCCTGCACTTAGTGTGTTCATATAAAACATGAACGGGAGACGATGCCGGTTgattttcctcttctttgccTTGCAAACGCTGCTGAACTGataacaatatatataaaaaataatcaaatttgaTAATCAGCGTATTTATCAGAATCACAAAACAATTCAGctgcttctctgttttatttcattttaaatgaaatatccTTTGGgattttggacagttggttggacaaaatgtgcaatttgaagatgtcatctcGGATTCTGGCACCTGTGACACattcttcactattttctgatattttattaacCAAGTAATCAgctattttttttgcaaaaataaatgtaatatcattcaataatgaaaattaatagTTGCAGTCAGCAGAAGCCCTATACTGTGCAAAGTAGACTttgaactaatttaaaaaaatacagcatatgCACTAACTTTCTAGAGCTTTCCCATAGATGATGATTTGACTCTGTCCAGcctgctgtcagtcagttaCATTATCATGTCTCATTAATGTCAGCAGGGCCTTCCTCAAGTTTGCCTCTGATATCATTTTAGCATCCACCCTGACTTCGACTCAAATAAACTTTGAAATGCTGTCCATTTACATAGTTGATATGCGTGCGGTGTGGTCTCTCCGAATGCACTCCACAGAGACAAGCGCACACAGTTCAGTGCTTCTCTTCACGTGCATGCCgcatgtttttctctgtttccattATGTCTGCATGTCTCTGATCATGCCTCCTGGGTAGATAATGGTACCTGTGTGCTTTGGCAGTGTGCGCCAGAAATGCTTGGATGAGCAGAGGCGGAGGAGGCAGAGGGCCACCAAGAAGATCAGTACATTCATCGGCACATTTGTGGTGTGCTTCACCCCTTATGTCATTACAAGGTGGGCAGACATTTATCATATTGTATTGGGGGTCTGCGAGTGGGGGCGGGGGGGGTGCGTGTGTGAGGTATGTAACAATGTGTACAATATCATCAAAACGTGTGAAAGTTTCTTGCCCTTTCCTGTATTGTGATCACAAGTTTGAAAAGAAATGCTTAACTTGCGGGCGTCAAGGAGACAGACTGGTGAACTACATTTGAATGCTGCACATTTTGTCTTTGCTCAGCAATAAGATTTCAAATTATCCTCCTCATTCAGCTTAATAAGTAGAACAACTCTCCCAAGGATTAATCTATTTGACAGAGAGAGTCTGAGTTTTCACCTACGTCGTTGTGGCTTCTAATGTGGTTATACTTGGCTCATTGTGTGAATACAGATGGCAGTAATTATTTTCAATTCTGTCTTGTTATCCGGtaacaattttaacatttttaaccgCTTCCTTTTCATAATGTCATAGATTATTGGTTCTACACACATTTCTATTCCTTGTCACCGAGCCTCATTATCTAGGGagatgagaaggagagagacagagaaagggagagataGCAGGTGAGTCAGTGATCATCGCATTGGCTTTCATTAGTATTAGCCCCACTGTTAGTGGTGGCAA
This region of Xiphias gladius isolate SHS-SW01 ecotype Sanya breed wild chromosome 11, ASM1685928v1, whole genome shotgun sequence genomic DNA includes:
- the LOC120796676 gene encoding G-protein coupled receptor 26-like → MDAADIVTSVLVLGIIFVSLLSNVVVLICFLYNPEIRRQVPALFILNLTFCNLLLSVSSMPLTLVGLVTTGHPGGSGFCQVVGFLDTFLTTNSMLSMAALSIDRWLAVVFPLSYHSRVRHRDAVIALGYTWIHSLCFSAVATCRSWVGYHQLYASCTLCNARAREAGAQFVVFTVALHSLTFLLTLIVLCVTYLKVLKVARFHCKRIDVITMQTLVLLVDIHPSVRQKCLDEQRRRRQRATKKISTFIGTFVVCFTPYVITRIVELFCPGPISPHWGVLSKCLAYSKAASDPFVYSLLRHQYRKTCSLLANKVLKRSPLNSSSLRMENNAGRSENNVNTTNSIQPPTNKPLGQ